In Micromonospora sp. LH3U1, one genomic interval encodes:
- a CDS encoding septum formation initiator, which yields MGRRSILVATGWVATAAVATLIGLGAIRLVGESITGTPGGVRSEAEIERALASPEPAPTSTASPGPGTTGTAAPSASSGVRRGFATDGGTAVAECGAGGVRLVSWAPAQGYRVHDVDRGPDDDVEVTFEGSTRKYELKVRCIGSEPVAVADD from the coding sequence ATGGGCCGTCGTTCGATCCTCGTCGCCACCGGTTGGGTGGCCACCGCCGCCGTGGCGACCCTGATCGGGTTGGGCGCGATCCGGCTGGTGGGTGAGAGCATCACCGGCACGCCGGGCGGGGTGCGCAGCGAGGCCGAGATCGAACGGGCGCTCGCCTCGCCCGAGCCGGCGCCCACCAGCACCGCCTCACCCGGGCCGGGGACGACGGGCACCGCCGCACCGAGCGCCAGTTCCGGGGTCCGCCGAGGGTTCGCCACCGACGGCGGCACGGCCGTGGCCGAGTGCGGTGCCGGTGGCGTACGCCTCGTCTCCTGGGCCCCCGCGCAGGGCTACCGGGTCCACGATGTGGACCGGGGCCCGGACGACGACGTCGAGGTCACGTTCGAGGGGTCGACCCGCAAGTACGAGTTGAAGGTGCGCTGCATCGGCTCAGAGCCCGTCGCCGTAGCCGACGACTAG
- a CDS encoding PadR family transcriptional regulator, producing MAESPLREPTFLVLTALAEAPKHGYAVIEDVLRISDNRVRLRAGTLYAVLDRLRTDGLIEVEREEVVQSRLRRYYRLTALGARRLAEEADRLRHNADAARVRLRRGGLLTDGGAA from the coding sequence ATGGCCGAGAGTCCACTTAGGGAACCGACGTTTCTGGTGCTCACCGCGCTGGCTGAGGCACCCAAGCACGGGTACGCCGTCATCGAGGACGTGCTGCGCATCTCCGACAACCGGGTGCGCCTGCGCGCTGGCACCCTCTACGCCGTCCTCGACCGGCTCCGCACCGACGGCCTCATCGAGGTCGAGCGCGAGGAGGTGGTGCAGTCGCGCCTACGCCGCTACTACCGCCTCACCGCCCTGGGGGCACGTCGGCTCGCCGAGGAGGCGGACCGCCTGCGACACAACGCGGACGCCGCTCGTGTGCGGCTGCGCCGCGGCGGCCTGCTGACCGATGGAGGTGCGGCGTGA
- a CDS encoding ThuA domain-containing protein: MRRSLRSWLGVTLSAILVASGIVAMPPTASAAPFTVLVFSKTAGFRHGSITPGVTAIQQLGAANGFTVEATEDAAQFTDANLDRFAAVIWLSTTGDVLNAAQQAAFERYIQGGGGYVGVHAASDTEYDWPWYGGLVGAYFASHPAEQTVTVKVADQVHPSTATLPQRWSRFDELYNYRTNPRGNVHVLATLDESAYTGGSMGADHPISWCQNYSGGRAWYTGLGHTDASFTEATFRQHLLGGIMTASGAVGADCGPTVTSSFQQVELAKGAAETGEPMSLTVLPDRGVLHTSRNGVIRHTDAAGNTKVAATLPVYTGDEEGLQGIKADPNFATNRWVYAYFAPPLSTPGGGAPATGTPADFAVWDGVNRLARFTVNADNTINLASETLILNVPTSRGMCCHVGGDMDFDAAGNLYLSTGDDTNPFDSAGFTPIDERAGRNPAFDAQRTSGNSNDLRGKVLRIKPSAAGGYTIPAGNMFAPGTARTRPEVYAMGFRNPFRMSVDKATGIVYLGDYGPDAGTADPNRGPAGNVEFARIDRPGFYGWPYCTARNDAYNDYTFPSGPSGPKFNCAGGPVNNSPNNTGITQLPPAIPAWLPYGGSGSPPEFTGGGLSPMGGPVYRYDPNNTSPVAFPEYYDGTYFAGEFGRRWIKNIKLDPAGQPLKINPFPWTGTQVMDMEFGPDGALYVLDYGTGWFNGDANSALYRIEYAREGRAPVAVASATPTSGTAPLTVAFSSAGTLDPDGDPFTYAWDFDNNGTTDSTTANPTFTYTTNGTRSPTLTVRDTTGKTATASVVVTVGNSAPVVTVNTPLNGQTFNFGDAVPFSVTVTDAQDGAVNCARVKVNYVLGHDSHGHQLGSVQGCTGVIQTSADGEHDSAANIFGIIDAEYTDLGGGGQPPLTTHTQAVLQPRLRQAEHFGDSSGVQIVAGAAGHGGAAVGYIDNNDWISFRPYNLTGIQSFSARVGAPAGGGGTLELRVDSPTGPLVGSATVVPTGGYATFATVTGGVTAPTGTRTLFLVFKGAGPWFDIDEFTLSTSPGGPGPDPDPDPEPGANLARGKPARASSFEGAFVAANAFDGVAGTRWGSAFGDPQWIDVDLGATYSINRVKLTWEAAYGSGYQIQTSPDGVTFTTVRTVTGGDGGVDDLTGLTGSGRYIRLLGTTRGTAWGYSLFEFEVYGGTGGPTGPGTNLLLNKPTLTSSNEGADVAGAKAVDGSLTTRWSSTFSDPQWIRVDLGTPTPIGRVKLSWEAAYSSAYQIQTSNDGTTWTTVKTVTGADGGVDEHTALGANGRYLRINGTARGTPYGHSLWEVEAYTS; encoded by the coding sequence GTGCGCAGATCCCTGAGATCGTGGCTCGGCGTCACGCTGAGCGCGATCCTCGTGGCGAGCGGCATCGTCGCCATGCCACCCACGGCCAGCGCCGCACCGTTCACCGTGCTGGTCTTCAGCAAGACCGCCGGATTCCGGCACGGATCCATCACCCCGGGCGTCACCGCCATCCAGCAGCTCGGCGCCGCCAACGGTTTCACCGTCGAGGCCACCGAGGACGCCGCCCAGTTCACCGACGCCAACCTGGACCGTTTCGCCGCGGTGATCTGGCTGTCCACCACCGGCGACGTGCTCAACGCCGCCCAGCAGGCCGCCTTCGAGCGCTACATCCAGGGCGGCGGCGGGTACGTGGGCGTGCACGCCGCCTCCGACACGGAGTACGACTGGCCCTGGTACGGCGGGCTGGTCGGGGCGTACTTCGCCTCGCACCCGGCCGAGCAGACCGTCACCGTCAAGGTCGCCGACCAGGTGCACCCGTCCACCGCGACGCTGCCGCAGCGGTGGAGCCGGTTCGACGAGCTGTACAACTACCGCACCAATCCCCGGGGCAACGTGCACGTGCTGGCCACGCTGGACGAGAGCGCCTACACCGGCGGAAGCATGGGGGCCGACCACCCGATCTCCTGGTGCCAGAACTACTCCGGCGGTCGAGCCTGGTACACGGGCCTCGGTCACACCGACGCCTCGTTCACCGAGGCGACCTTCCGTCAGCACCTGCTCGGCGGCATCATGACCGCGTCCGGCGCGGTCGGCGCCGACTGTGGCCCCACCGTCACCAGCAGCTTCCAGCAGGTGGAACTGGCCAAGGGCGCCGCCGAGACCGGCGAGCCGATGAGCCTCACCGTCCTGCCGGACCGGGGCGTGCTGCACACCTCCCGCAACGGCGTGATCCGGCACACCGACGCCGCCGGCAACACCAAGGTCGCCGCCACCCTGCCGGTCTACACCGGGGACGAGGAGGGCCTGCAGGGCATCAAGGCCGACCCCAACTTCGCCACCAACCGCTGGGTGTACGCGTACTTCGCGCCACCACTGAGCACCCCCGGTGGCGGTGCCCCGGCCACCGGCACCCCGGCCGACTTCGCCGTCTGGGACGGCGTGAACCGGCTGGCCCGGTTCACGGTCAACGCGGACAACACCATCAACCTGGCCAGCGAGACGTTGATCCTGAACGTGCCCACCAGTCGGGGCATGTGCTGCCACGTCGGCGGTGACATGGACTTCGACGCGGCGGGCAACCTCTACCTGTCCACCGGTGACGACACCAACCCGTTCGACTCGGCCGGCTTCACCCCGATCGACGAGCGGGCCGGCCGCAACCCGGCCTTCGACGCGCAGCGCACCTCCGGCAACAGCAACGACCTGCGCGGCAAGGTCCTCCGGATCAAGCCGAGCGCGGCCGGCGGGTACACCATCCCGGCGGGCAACATGTTCGCACCGGGCACCGCGCGGACCCGCCCGGAGGTCTACGCGATGGGCTTCCGCAACCCGTTCCGGATGAGCGTGGACAAGGCCACCGGCATCGTCTATCTCGGTGACTACGGTCCCGACGCGGGCACTGCCGACCCGAACCGGGGGCCGGCGGGCAACGTCGAGTTCGCCCGGATCGACCGGCCCGGCTTCTACGGGTGGCCGTACTGCACCGCCCGCAACGACGCGTACAACGACTACACCTTCCCCTCCGGCCCGTCCGGGCCGAAGTTCAACTGCGCGGGCGGACCGGTCAACAACTCGCCCAACAACACCGGCATCACCCAGCTGCCGCCGGCCATTCCGGCGTGGCTGCCGTACGGCGGCTCCGGCTCGCCGCCGGAGTTCACCGGCGGTGGCCTGTCGCCGATGGGCGGCCCGGTCTATCGGTACGACCCGAACAACACCTCGCCGGTGGCGTTCCCCGAGTACTACGACGGGACCTACTTCGCCGGTGAGTTCGGCCGCCGCTGGATCAAGAACATCAAGCTCGACCCGGCGGGCCAGCCGCTGAAAATCAACCCGTTCCCGTGGACCGGTACCCAGGTCATGGACATGGAGTTCGGACCGGATGGTGCGCTCTACGTGCTCGACTACGGCACGGGCTGGTTCAACGGCGACGCCAACTCGGCGCTGTACCGCATCGAGTACGCCCGTGAGGGCAGGGCACCCGTCGCGGTCGCCTCAGCCACCCCGACCAGCGGCACCGCACCGCTGACCGTGGCCTTCTCCTCGGCCGGCACCCTCGACCCGGACGGGGATCCATTCACCTACGCCTGGGACTTCGACAACAACGGCACCACCGACTCGACCACGGCGAACCCGACCTTCACGTACACCACCAACGGGACCCGCAGCCCGACGCTGACGGTCCGGGACACCACCGGCAAGACGGCCACCGCGAGCGTGGTCGTCACGGTCGGCAACAGTGCCCCGGTGGTCACCGTGAACACCCCGTTGAACGGGCAGACCTTCAATTTCGGGGACGCGGTGCCGTTCTCCGTCACCGTCACCGACGCTCAGGACGGTGCGGTCAACTGCGCCCGGGTGAAGGTGAACTACGTCCTCGGCCATGACTCGCACGGCCACCAACTCGGCAGCGTGCAGGGCTGCACCGGGGTCATCCAGACGTCGGCCGACGGCGAGCACGACTCGGCGGCGAACATCTTCGGCATCATCGACGCCGAATACACCGACCTGGGCGGGGGCGGCCAACCGCCGCTGACCACGCACACCCAGGCGGTGCTGCAACCGCGGCTGCGCCAGGCCGAGCACTTCGGCGACTCGTCCGGCGTCCAGATCGTCGCCGGGGCAGCCGGGCACGGCGGCGCCGCGGTCGGCTACATCGACAACAACGACTGGATTTCGTTCCGCCCCTACAACCTGACCGGCATCCAGTCGTTCAGCGCCCGGGTTGGCGCCCCGGCCGGCGGCGGCGGCACCCTGGAACTGCGGGTCGATTCACCCACCGGGCCGCTGGTCGGCTCGGCCACCGTCGTGCCCACCGGCGGGTACGCCACCTTCGCCACGGTCACCGGTGGGGTCACCGCCCCGACCGGCACCCGGACCCTGTTCCTGGTCTTCAAGGGCGCCGGGCCGTGGTTCGACATCGACGAGTTCACCCTCTCCACCAGCCCCGGCGGTCCCGGTCCGGACCCGGATCCGGACCCCGAGCCGGGTGCCAACCTGGCCCGGGGCAAGCCGGCCCGAGCGTCCAGCTTCGAGGGCGCGTTCGTCGCGGCCAACGCGTTCGACGGCGTGGCCGGTACCCGGTGGGGCAGCGCGTTCGGTGACCCGCAGTGGATCGACGTGGACCTCGGTGCCACGTACTCCATCAACCGGGTCAAGCTGACCTGGGAGGCGGCGTACGGCAGCGGGTACCAGATCCAGACCTCGCCGGACGGGGTCACCTTCACCACGGTCCGGACGGTGACCGGCGGCGACGGCGGTGTGGACGACCTGACCGGGCTCACCGGCTCCGGCCGCTACATTCGGCTCCTCGGCACCACCCGGGGCACCGCCTGGGGCTACTCCCTGTTCGAGTTCGAGGTGTACGGCGGCACCGGTGGCCCGACCGGTCCCGGCACCAACCTGCTGTTGAACAAGCCGACGTTGACGTCCAGCAACGAGGGGGCCGACGTGGCCGGTGCCAAGGCGGTGGACGGCAGCCTCACCACCCGCTGGTCGAGCACGTTCTCCGACCCGCAGTGGATCCGGGTCGACCTCGGCACCCCCACCCCGATCGGTCGGGTCAAGCTGAGCTGGGAGGCGGCGTACAGCAGCGCGTACCAGATCCAGACCTCGAACGACGGCACCACCTGGACCACCGTGAAGACGGTGACCGGCGCCGACGGCGGCGTGGACGAGCACACCGCGCTCGGAGCCAATGGCCGCTACCTGCGGATCAACGGCACCGCCCGGGGCACCCCGTACGGGCACTCGCTCTGGGAGGTGGAGGCGTACACCAGCTGA
- a CDS encoding DUF1540 domain-containing protein, with amino-acid sequence MTDMLEMPRVHECSVTDCGYNHDGCHAFAITIGQQNASCATFIDTSTKGGLDRVIAQVGACKRADCEHNAELECHAPSIRVGPGQDIADCQTYQPR; translated from the coding sequence ATGACTGACATGCTGGAGATGCCGCGGGTACATGAATGCTCGGTCACCGATTGCGGCTACAACCACGACGGCTGCCACGCGTTCGCCATCACCATCGGGCAGCAGAACGCCAGCTGCGCCACGTTCATCGACACCTCGACCAAGGGCGGGCTGGACCGCGTCATCGCCCAGGTCGGGGCCTGCAAGCGTGCCGACTGCGAGCACAACGCCGAGCTGGAGTGCCACGCACCGTCCATTCGGGTCGGCCCGGGCCAGGACATCGCCGACTGCCAGACGTATCAGCCACGGTGA
- a CDS encoding dynamin family protein, which yields MAGIWLDVLDEISRTCNAHARGDLLQTVRQKRAQLLDPTLRVLVIGEPNQGKSQLINAIINAPACPVGDGRTTVLPTVVQHADTPSATVAQAPPPAPGRPAGTAAPVTVERTPVALNQVAAGVAGMVGRRSGGGPAYVEIGVPRALLGAGLVLVDTPGTDEVAGIGGAASVAAPARADTVLLVSDSTRELSVAELNMLLHVMRSHPNVVVVQSKTDLVADWRAVAERNRQHLAEAGVPATLIPVSATLRLRAAAADDRGLNAESGFPVLIARLQRDLAGKADHLARASVQTVARTVVEQLAAPLRAVLATEEAEEQSGPISRLHAAQREVDELRRCSTRWQHTLSDEVADLLSDIEYDLRDRTRQILRTVDEAFDTADPLVAWDTFQDWLERSLVEAAEANHEWLIQRCDWIARRVAANFNRYGYDVLPPWSMTMPDDIGERLPELQRPTIDRFTTGQKLFSGMKGSYGGMLMFGLATTLAGMPMINPVSVGIGALFGGKSIRDESKQLLRRRQATVKTAIQRHVDDFFVRMIRDCRDAARQVQRMLRDHFTGLTEELQEAIVQSFRSAKQEADTDASLREQRQREVRLKMARLAALYEQAQQLTDTRSAPLLLEPQA from the coding sequence ATGGCCGGGATCTGGTTGGACGTGCTGGACGAGATCTCCCGTACGTGCAATGCACACGCTCGTGGTGACCTGCTCCAGACGGTGCGGCAGAAGCGTGCCCAACTGCTGGACCCGACGCTTCGCGTCCTGGTCATCGGTGAGCCGAACCAGGGCAAGAGCCAGCTGATCAACGCGATCATCAACGCGCCGGCGTGCCCGGTCGGCGACGGCCGCACGACGGTCCTACCGACCGTGGTGCAGCACGCCGATACCCCGTCCGCCACGGTGGCGCAGGCTCCGCCACCGGCCCCGGGCCGTCCCGCCGGCACTGCCGCCCCGGTGACTGTCGAGCGGACCCCGGTGGCGCTCAACCAGGTCGCGGCGGGCGTGGCAGGCATGGTCGGGCGTCGGTCGGGCGGCGGCCCCGCGTACGTCGAGATCGGGGTGCCCCGTGCCCTGCTCGGCGCCGGGCTGGTGCTGGTGGACACTCCCGGCACCGACGAGGTCGCCGGTATCGGCGGCGCCGCCTCGGTCGCTGCTCCCGCCCGCGCGGACACCGTGCTGCTGGTCTCCGACTCCACCCGGGAGCTGTCGGTTGCCGAGCTGAACATGCTGCTGCACGTCATGCGCTCGCACCCGAACGTGGTCGTGGTGCAGAGCAAGACCGATCTGGTGGCGGACTGGCGTGCGGTCGCCGAGCGCAACCGGCAACACCTGGCCGAGGCCGGCGTCCCTGCGACGTTGATCCCGGTCTCGGCGACGCTGCGACTGCGCGCTGCCGCGGCCGACGACCGTGGCCTCAACGCCGAGTCCGGCTTTCCCGTGCTGATCGCCCGACTGCAGCGTGACCTGGCCGGTAAGGCCGACCATCTGGCCCGGGCGTCGGTGCAGACGGTGGCCCGGACGGTGGTGGAGCAGTTGGCCGCGCCGCTGCGCGCCGTGCTGGCGACCGAGGAGGCCGAGGAACAGTCCGGGCCGATCTCCCGGCTGCACGCGGCGCAGCGTGAGGTCGACGAGCTGCGCCGATGCTCCACCCGGTGGCAGCACACGCTCAGCGACGAGGTCGCCGACCTGCTCTCCGACATCGAGTACGACCTTCGCGACCGGACGCGACAGATCCTGCGCACGGTGGACGAGGCGTTCGACACGGCCGATCCGTTGGTCGCCTGGGACACCTTTCAGGACTGGCTGGAGAGGAGCCTCGTGGAGGCGGCGGAGGCCAACCACGAGTGGCTCATCCAGCGCTGCGACTGGATCGCCCGCCGGGTGGCCGCCAACTTCAACCGGTACGGCTACGACGTGCTGCCGCCCTGGTCGATGACGATGCCGGACGACATCGGCGAGCGGCTGCCGGAGCTGCAACGGCCGACGATCGACCGGTTCACGACGGGCCAGAAGCTGTTCAGCGGCATGAAGGGCTCGTACGGCGGCATGCTGATGTTTGGTCTGGCGACCACGCTGGCCGGGATGCCTATGATCAACCCGGTTTCGGTCGGCATCGGGGCGCTCTTCGGTGGCAAGAGCATCCGCGACGAGAGCAAGCAGCTGCTCCGTCGCCGCCAGGCGACCGTCAAGACGGCCATCCAGCGGCACGTCGACGACTTCTTCGTCCGGATGATCCGGGACTGTCGGGACGCCGCCCGGCAGGTGCAGCGGATGCTGCGGGACCACTTCACGGGGCTGACCGAGGAGCTCCAGGAAGCCATCGTCCAGTCATTTCGGAGCGCGAAGCAGGAGGCCGACACCGATGCCTCCCTGCGCGAGCAGCGGCAGCGCGAGGTCCGGTTGAAGATGGCCCGGCTGGCCGCGCTCTATGAGCAGGCTCAGCAGTTGACCGACACCCGTTCCGCCCCGCTGCTGTTGGAGCCGCAGGCATGA
- a CDS encoding IniB N-terminal domain-containing protein, whose product MDSQQTLHDFVLDLLTNPDARSAFDLDPEGALRAAGLTDITAADVQDVVPLVVDYAPGQGLASLAPPVGQLGFDPLVTDSTDVVGQLQSVAQQISVTSSPTGVDVKAGVLGAIAVDPSTAAAGVTVLPGIGLGVGPYGLDTDLAGVSDVAHTLDADVVQPVDAIADPVLGDATGVVGDPTGLLGATDPGLLGGDLTGGVLSGTHGQINGLVGSLGVDDTLGGLGLGHGGGVVESVVPALDVPSAVGGVTHQVDGLLPGVTGTVGEVTGGATDGVLGDSHASPDHGLLGITGGLL is encoded by the coding sequence ATGGACTCGCAACAGACCCTCCACGACTTCGTGCTCGACCTGCTGACGAACCCCGACGCGCGGTCGGCCTTCGACCTCGACCCCGAGGGTGCGCTGCGAGCCGCGGGTCTCACCGACATCACCGCGGCGGACGTGCAGGACGTCGTGCCGTTGGTCGTCGACTACGCGCCGGGGCAGGGCCTCGCGTCGTTGGCGCCGCCCGTCGGGCAGCTCGGGTTCGACCCGCTGGTGACCGACTCCACCGACGTGGTGGGCCAACTGCAGAGCGTGGCGCAGCAGATCAGCGTCACGAGCTCTCCGACCGGCGTGGACGTCAAGGCCGGCGTGCTCGGCGCCATCGCGGTCGACCCGTCAACCGCCGCCGCCGGGGTCACCGTGCTGCCGGGGATCGGCCTGGGCGTCGGCCCGTACGGCCTCGACACCGACCTGGCCGGTGTCTCCGACGTGGCGCACACCCTCGACGCCGACGTGGTGCAGCCGGTGGACGCGATCGCTGACCCGGTGCTCGGGGACGCCACCGGGGTGGTCGGCGATCCGACCGGCCTGCTCGGCGCAACCGACCCGGGTCTGCTCGGTGGCGACCTGACCGGCGGTGTCCTCTCCGGGACCCACGGTCAGATCAATGGCCTCGTCGGTTCCCTCGGTGTCGACGACACCCTGGGCGGGCTGGGCCTTGGGCACGGCGGTGGCGTTGTCGAGAGCGTCGTCCCAGCGCTCGACGTGCCGTCCGCAGTGGGCGGTGTGACGCACCAGGTGGACGGTCTCCTCCCCGGTGTCACCGGCACGGTCGGTGAGGTGACCGGCGGAGCCACCGATGGTGTGCTGGGCGACTCGCACGCTTCCCCTGACCATGGATTGCTGGGTATCACCGGCGGTCTGCTCTGA
- a CDS encoding Hsp70 family protein, with the protein MPYVLGIDIGSTNTAAAVARRHGTTWTRPEAVPLHVGSTLVPSVLCLSEDGSLHVGEPATDDGSRTTRDFVHRIGDDVPLLLGGEACAPQTLTAELAAWVVERVHALEGGPAEAIVLSHPAGWRPYRREVLHRALSDFGLRHVTLLPRTVTVAESHAARGFAGTTAVVYALGGNSFEAALVRRTPRGTYETFGTPQGLDSIGGADFDEALAGHTRTLLARELAATARRGAQAALRGLRAECDRVKRVLTVDLTADVVLALPNGPARIPVTRAQFEDMIRPTVQATVDLLLRAVQSANLTPAQLDGVLLAGGSTRIPLVTELISAALPIPVEVEPDSQLTAATGAAMAACQVVSPRPRHPAPVREAGPPSGAGRATIPAPRRPHPDTTVPGDPPPRPPVRILPLELPKPSRLALARSRGREG; encoded by the coding sequence ATGCCGTACGTCCTGGGGATAGACATCGGAAGCACCAACACGGCCGCCGCGGTCGCTCGGCGACACGGCACGACCTGGACCCGTCCCGAAGCCGTCCCGCTGCACGTCGGCTCCACTCTCGTGCCGTCGGTGCTCTGCCTGTCGGAAGACGGCTCGCTGCACGTCGGCGAGCCCGCGACCGACGACGGCAGCCGCACCACGCGGGACTTCGTCCACCGGATCGGCGATGACGTGCCCCTGCTGCTCGGCGGCGAGGCGTGCGCGCCGCAGACGCTGACCGCGGAACTGGCGGCGTGGGTGGTGGAGCGGGTGCACGCCCTGGAGGGCGGCCCGGCCGAGGCCATCGTGCTCAGCCATCCGGCGGGGTGGCGCCCCTACCGGCGGGAGGTGCTGCACCGGGCACTGTCGGACTTCGGGCTGCGCCACGTGACGTTGCTGCCCCGCACGGTCACGGTGGCCGAGAGCCACGCGGCCCGCGGGTTCGCGGGCACCACGGCCGTCGTCTACGCCCTGGGGGGCAACAGCTTCGAGGCGGCCCTGGTGCGTCGCACCCCGCGCGGCACGTACGAGACGTTCGGTACGCCCCAGGGGCTCGACTCGATCGGTGGGGCCGACTTCGACGAAGCGCTGGCCGGGCACACGCGTACCCTGCTGGCCCGGGAGTTGGCCGCCACCGCACGCCGCGGCGCCCAGGCCGCGCTGCGCGGGCTGCGCGCGGAGTGTGACCGGGTCAAGCGGGTGCTGACCGTCGATCTGACGGCCGACGTGGTGCTGGCCCTACCGAACGGCCCGGCACGGATACCGGTGACCCGGGCGCAATTCGAAGACATGATCCGCCCGACGGTGCAGGCCACCGTCGACCTCCTGCTCCGGGCCGTGCAGAGCGCCAACCTGACGCCGGCACAGCTCGACGGTGTCCTGCTGGCGGGCGGCTCCACCCGCATTCCGCTCGTCACCGAGCTGATCAGCGCGGCCCTCCCGATCCCCGTCGAGGTGGAGCCGGACTCCCAACTGACCGCCGCCACCGGGGCGGCGATGGCCGCCTGCCAGGTGGTGTCGCCGCGCCCTCGCCACCCGGCACCGGTTCGCGAGGCGGGACCGCCCAGTGGCGCCGGGCGGGCCACCATCCCGGCACCGCGCCGCCCCCACCCCGACACCACCGTCCCGGGCGATCCGCCACCGCGGCCCCCGGTCCGGATCCTCCCACTGGAACTGCCGAAGCCGTCCCGCCTGGCGCTGGCCCGCAGCCGGGGACGCGAAGGATGA